In Oryza brachyantha chromosome 1, ObraRS2, whole genome shotgun sequence, the following are encoded in one genomic region:
- the LOC102715532 gene encoding pectinesterase-like → MASSAAMAGGATGSRTIALVLLLLVVLACGGNGGGGFAAAAAVFTGCSFESQEEAEAFEAALLQQACFNVTSTSGSGGGGSEGCVSRIDTARGGAGSGPVPVLRAALRDTLGEAVGAVAAVAGLASLSNHAREEMAVRDCVELLGYSVDELGWALDAMAEPDVVAAAEETATSGGARRRAEDDLHAWLSAVLVNQDTCVEGFHGTDGRLLRRVEDAVAQLSQLVTNLLAMHKRLRSITPQHHQHHHKNGTDSGPSSELPPWVTDVDDEELARAKPGAGRKAMRVDVVVAQDGSGRYRSVSEAVARAPSHSKRRYVIYVKRGVYQENVEVRKKKTNIVIVGEGMGETVITGSRSMAGGWTTFRSATFAVSGAGFIARDVTIRNTAGPAAHQAVALRVDSDRSAFFRVAVEGHQDTLYAHSLRQFYRDCRVSGTVDFVFGNGVAVIQRTTISTLALAPGQTAGSVTAQGRRDPNQNTGFSLHNCVVEARFPTYLGRPWKPFSRVVVMESYLGAGVQAQGWMEWDGDAGGDLATLFYGEYRNYGPGANVGGRVRWPGYHVIMDAAVAARFTVRRFIDGLAWLPSTGVTFTADLIRK, encoded by the exons atggcgtcgtcggcggccaTGGCTGGTGGTGCAACAGGCTCGCGTACTATCGCGCTTGTGCTTTTGTTGTTGGTTGTGCTTGCGTGCGGCggcaatggtggtggtggcttcgccgcggcggccgccgtgtTCACCGGGTGCTCGTTCGAGAgccaggaggaggcggaggcgttCGAGGCCGCGCTGCTGCAGCAGGCGTGCTTCAACGTCACGTCGACGTCGGGCAGCGGCGGGGGAGGGAGCGAGGGCTGCGTGTCGCGCATCGacacggcgcgcggcggcgccgggagcGGGCCCGTGCCGGTGCTCCGCGCGGCGCTGCGGGACACgctcggcgaggcggtgggcgCTGTGGCGGCCGTGGCGGGGCTCGCGTCGCTGTCCAACCACGCGCGCGAAGAGATGGCCGTGCGGGACTGCGTCGAGCTGCTGGGCTACTCCGTCGACGAGCTCGGGTGGGCGCTCGACGCCATGGCCgagcccgacgtcgtcgccgcggcggaggagacggcgaccagcggcggcgcgcggcgccgcgccgaggaCGACCTCCACGCCTGGCTCAGCGCGGTGCTGGTCAACCAGGACACCTGCGTCGAGGGCTTCCACGGCACcgacggccgcctcctccgccgcgtgGAGGATGCGGTGGCGCAGCTCTCCCAGCTCGTCACCAACCTCCTCGCCATGCACAAGAGGCTGCGCAGCATCACGCCGCAGcaccaccagcaccaccacAAGAACGGCACGGACTCCGGCCCGTCGTCGGAGCTGCCGCCGTGGGTGACggacgtcgacgacgaggagctcgCGCGCGCGAAGCCCGGGGCCGGCCGGAAGGCGATGCGCGTGGACGTGGTGGTGGCGCAGGACGGGAGCGGGCGGTACCGGTCCGTGAgcgaggcggtggcgcgggcgcCGAGCCACAGCAAGAGGCGGTACGTGATCTACGTGAAGAGAGGCGTGTACCAGGAGAACGTGGAggtgaggaagaagaagaccaACATCGTGATCGTCGGCGAGGGGATGGGCGAGACGGTCATCACCGGAAGCCGGAGCATGGCCGGCGGCTGGACCACCTTCCGGAGTGCCACGTTTG CGGTGTCGGGCGCGGGGTTCATCGCGCGGGACGTGACGATCCGGAACACGGCGGGGCCGGCGGCGCACCAGGCGGTGGCGCTGCGCGTCGACTCCGACCGCTCCGCCTTCttccgcgtcgccgtcgagggCCACCAGGACACGCTCTACGCCCACTCGCTCCGCCAGTTCTACCGCGACTGCCGCGTCTCCGGCACCGTCGACTTCGTCTTCGGCAACGGCGTTGCCGTCATCCAGCGCACCACCATCTCCACCCTCGCGCTCGCCCCGGGCCAGACGGCGGGGAGCGTCACGGCGCAGGGGCGGCGGGACCCCAACCAGAACACCGGCTTCTCCCTCCACAACTGCGTCGTCGAGGCCAGGTTCCCGACCTACCTCGGCCGGCCGTGGAAGCCCTTCTCCCGCGTGGTCGTCATGGAGTCCTacctcggcgccggcgtgcaGGCGCAGGGGTGGATGGAGTgggacggcgacgccggcggcgacctcgccACGCTCTTCTACGGGGAGTACCGGAACTACGGGCCGGGCGCCAACGTCGGCGGCCGGGTGCGGTGGCCCGGGTACCACGTGATCatggacgccgccgtcgccgcccgcttcaCCGTCCGGCGGTTCATCGACGGCCTCGCCTGGCTGCCCTCCACCGGTGTCACCTTCACCGCCGATCTCATCAGGAAGTGA